The Arachis hypogaea cultivar Tifrunner chromosome 14, arahy.Tifrunner.gnm2.J5K5, whole genome shotgun sequence DNA window taaaattaattaaataaaaatattaaaaaataattaatgctTAAATCTatcatattattaaaaataattacatgtaaaattactaaatattttttattttatcaagtaCATATTTCATATatagattaaaaaattttgatatggaaGCAAAATAAGTGATATACTTTAACatggtaatttttggtgttttttaaaattgtgggagtACACAAATTAGACCcttcgatttgtgtttaaaaaagtgaaaaaaattcagagtgtaaaaaaaattgaaaaaactcgGAGTATATAAATCGGACCATGCgagttgtttgattttaaaattttgcttaAGAAGTCGCATGGTCCGACTTGTGGTTGGGCAAATATAAATTTCAGAAGCTAGAAATCGGGCCCTCCGAGTTGTTTGTTGTTGTCAATTTTTTCACGAAATGGAATATCCAACGCAACTCGAATCCTCCGAATTGTTCTACTGACACCACATGGCTGTGAAGTACCTATATTCCCCATGTTTAAGTTCAACACCACTCTTACTTccatattcaaataaaaaagcgCCATATATATGCTTCTTCAAAATCTTAAAAAAACTAAGGCCACTATTTACCATTTTTTTTAGGTCCGTGCCTAGTGTCTATATCTCAATATTCTGTGCTAAACAAATatgatcttcttcttcttcacttagTTCTCTCTTCTTCCACTCTCTCTTTCAATATTAGCCTAAcaccgttcttcttcttcttcttcttcttcttattatctCTTTCTGATCTTCTCATTATTCTTCAGCACGAGTAAGTAAAACTCCTAAGTATTCACCTCctaagtttttttttgtttctttttaatttcttatgttGCTTCATGGACTTTTCATTGAAACCCTTCTGCAATTCTCTGTGTCCCTTTGCTTTTCCCCTTTTTTGCTTTCAACTGGGACATGCATCTTTATTCCACTTTTTCTTAATTCCTATTTTTGTTCCAGTAATGGATGAGAAAactctcaaaaacttctttttttCAGTGCATTATTAACACAAAGTAGTGCTCACtagtttctgtttttttttttatttgttctttcaacttttcttcttcactttccctttttattttctgaccAAAACCAAACTGAATCAGTGTTTTGTTATCTTCACTTCtggatgattttattttattttattttcaaaagatGAAACTGAAAAAAGaatctgctttttgtttttcgtcTATCTACTGAAATGTGCTTCGATGGAAGATGACTCAGCCAAGAGTGAAAGACTCTGACTCATAAATTTtcatgtgaatttttttttatttattattattattattattattattattattattattattatttattacagCTTGTTTTGtactatgtttttaattttattcccctTGGGTTATTTTTAGAACTTTGTCTTGTAATACTTAATATGTGTATCTATCATTCTATCTGTGAGTCTTTGCAGCAATGAATGGCgattctcattttctttttaatttgtgttatatttatttatttatttatttatttattaaattatatagtgtattaaaatatacaaaatgtGAATATTTTAAACTGAGGTGGTGGTGGATTCTGTTTGTTTGGTGTTATTCGGCTTATATTCTGTTTGTTTGGTGTTATTCTGTTTTTAtatgaaatgtattttatttatcaCATCAAAATTACAGTGTATATAATGAACTAAAATTTTCAACTGAACTTAAGCTTTTGTCATAGTAAAATTTATCCTTGCAACTTAAGAATTATGTTCTTGTTGCAGGTGGGGTGACATCAATGAACGATTTCCCGAGAAAATTCTTCCCAGATGTGTACAAAAGAAAACACATGCACCTGGAAGTGATAGACTACGCAAATATAACAATCAAGTGCTGATACTCTTCACATTCTCGCTCTATTTATCAGTACTAGTAATGACATTCTTTACTTGTTACTTGACAAGAAAGAAAGGCAGAAAGGCAAGTATCATTCTGGGAGCCCTTAGCTTCTTGGTTAGAGCAATATTCAATGCAGCTGCACATAATATTGCAATACCCTTTGATGAGCATTGCAATGTTCTGTGCAGCTGCATTGAGTATTGCTCCAGCCAAGAAGCTAAGGGCTCCCACAATGATACTTGTCTTTCTGCCTTTTTTTCTTGTCAAGTAGCAAGCAAAGAATGTCATTACTAGTGCTGAGAAATAGAGCGATGATGTGAAGAGTATCAGCACTTGGTTGTCATATTTACAGTAGTTTGTCGCCTCCTGGTGCATGTGCTTTCTTTTGTAATCGTCAAGATCTTGTTGAAGCCAGTGAAGAAGCACAGGCTGTCACTAGCCCCTTTAGGACACTCCTGAAGAGGAAGTACAGACTCAACTTGTGATAGAAGCCTTAGGGATTCCGGCATTCAAAGATggaaatttctttttaaattcatGACTCGAGCACTACAAACATAATAATGAATTGGATTACTTAAAACATTGGCAGCTATATATATAATGGCATAAACAGTTTGTGCATGATCACCATTTTGCTTCTCAAATTCTCATCATGTTTCTCCATGGCAATGGTTTTGTCCACGATAACCAATACATCAGGCATGGTTTTGTAAGCTCCATTTCCATAATCCGCTGAACATTTCTGCAAAGAGGCATCCAGCACATGTCATCTTTATCTTACAAAACCATTTTCAGTTGCTATATATTAACTATCAACTAATATTAAGCTCCACAGTTCTTAAACCAATTAACAACCTGATAATAACTAATTACAGTCAGGAACACTCGTTGCTTACCATATGTACAAGTGAAATTAGAAGGTAGAAGCCGGACCAGAAGTTGGTTGAGAGGCTGAAGACTGCTATCTTGGCTGCTAAAGCTCTGGCTGCTGACGTTGAGCAGAAGCAGTTTGGAAATGAACTCACCAGGGAATGGCTTGATAATCTCAAGGATGCTTTCTAGACTGCTGATGAAAACCTACTTAGCCATGACCAAGACTGAAGTTAGTTCAGATTTGTTCTCTGATAGTATATTTGTTTGCCAATAATTTATTGGGTCTGTTTAGCTGATTACATTTCACATTTTGATGTTACGCCACTGCTATTGTAAGTGCAGGATTTTGATGACATGGATAAGCGCTTGAAGGATATAGAAGATGAAACTGCTGCTCTTAAAGAGATGCAAGCCAAGGTCAAGAAGGAGATGGGATCTGTTCAGGGtagctattttaatttttattttgtaaatgattTCTCGTTCTGCATTGATCATAGAACATGTCCTAACTCCTTTGCCTACAAGATGTTTTGTTTCTGGTTGGATGATTATGATTTGGCTTGTTTGTTACTGGCTAATGAGTAGCACTCTCTCACTTGGCTGTGAAGGCTATATTCTTGTATACTCATTTGAATATTCAGGTTATGAACAAATTCAAACTGAATTTTATTGACCTCTGTTTTAGAGTTCACAGGACTTCATGACTTCATGCTTAATATTATTGCATTATACATTTAGACCATTTTTTATGTGGTTTGTTATGTTTTTCTATCTCTTTTTCattcccttctcattcttatcTATGTTAATGTGTAAATAATGTTATCCCAGTGTATTGTTAGACTCCATTGTCTGTTATTGATTCTAATCTCCGGATAGATCTTGGAACTGCATCTGCTAGTCAGGTCAACAGAGAGGAGATAGATTCTCGTTCAGTCTTTGTAGGCAATGTGAGCTCTCTCATTCCCTCTTTACTTGAGAAATTTTTATGTTGTTTGGCTGTCTTTTCCTCACCACTCATGATATGGACTAAATATATTAATGTCTTAACTTCTTTTGAAGATATCAAGTAAAGGAGAACGTGTACAATTGATCGAGTACAATTTAAtcagatttttaattaaaaacgggCCACTAAAGTCACCAGTCATCACTAATAATAATCACTCActtgtctttttttaaaaatatattattat harbors:
- the LOC114925150 gene encoding uncharacterized protein, translating into MNSPGNGLIISRMLSRLLMKTYLAMTKTEDFDDMDKRLKDIEDETAALKEMQAKVKKEMGSVQDLGTASASQVNREEIDSRSVFVGNVSSLIPSLLEKFLCCLAVFSSPLMIWTKYINVLTSFEDIK